The following proteins are encoded in a genomic region of Serinus canaria isolate serCan28SL12 chromosome 15, serCan2020, whole genome shotgun sequence:
- the LOC127060195 gene encoding endogenous retrovirus group K member 24 Gag polyprotein-like yields the protein MIHQETNSTNWAEIRRKALKEGGFDMASIQLMTTKQGRQNVTPKWRPLTYDVIKDLRQAVKEDGLGSVYFQKLLKITFYFYDLLPHDCRGLVSLIVPELQFQEWDVRWRRALAHLRNRYAGGPHAALTLAQLAGDEPHDSPEDQAAQLPPDVIADIKEAARKAILQIEPAGTPEGFFTEVKQGPTEPFTSFVHRLTQAVDRQESNEDLKPHLVRTFAFGNANAECKRVINIEHGLPTVAEMMEACSKVGTPQHMAEILAGVCVEQVRKLLQEQNKEFSRMLAELHPTFQQGNSTEAISTEFTRGPSSKHGKYGHKKENCPEPTKNVEAPGLCQRCGKGKHQAKECYSKRDVEGRALPLPRNSKKSARRHRATTQGMAMAQPGTPQGTQPSGNVNDTPSAGPPASSPEPELLPRVHSGNWQLPSWYLE from the coding sequence ATGATCCATCAAGAGACAAATTCTACCAACTGGGCAGAGATTAGAAGAAAAGCATTAAAGGAAGGAGGCTTTGACATGGCATCAATACAACTGATGACAACAAAACAAGGCAGACAAAATGTAACTCCCAAATGGAGACCACTGACATACGATGTAATTAAAGACTTGAGACAGGCAGTAAAAGAGGATGGTTTAGGCTCTGTCTACTtccagaaattattaaaaatcaccttttatttttacgACCTGCTACCTCATGACTGCAGAGGCCTCGTCTCGCTAATTGTTCCAGAGTTACAGTTCCAGGAGTGGGATGTGAGATGGCGGAGGGCTCTGGCTCACCTGAGGAACAGGTATGCAGGAGGGCCACACGCAGCTCTCACGCTGGCCCAGCTGGCAGGAGATGAACCCCATGACAGTCCTGAAGATCAGGCAGCACAGTTGCCTCCAGATGTGATTGCAGACATCAAGGAGGCAGCACGGAAGGCAATTCTGCAAATTGAACCAGCTGGAACTCCGGAAGGCTTTTTCACAGAAGTAAAGCAAGGTCCTACTGAGCCCTTCACTTCATTCGTCCATCGTCTCACGCAAGCAGTGGACAGACAAGAGAGTAATGAAGACCTGAAGCCACATCTGGTTCGAACTTTCGCTTTTGGAAACGCCAATGCAGAGTGCAAACGCGTAATTAACATCGAGCACGGTCTGCCAACCGTGGCTGAAATGATGGAGGCGTGCAGCAAGGTGGGCACTCCCCAGCACATGGCCGAAATCCTGGCAGGAGTTTGTGTAGAACAGGTCAGGAAACTCCTTCAAGAGCAGAACAAAGAATTTTCAAGAATGCTCGCGGAGCTTCACCCAACTTTTCAACAAGGCAACTCCACGGAAGCGATCTCAACGGAATTCACCAGGGGACCGAGCTCCAAACACGGAAAATATGGACACAAAAAAGAGAATTGTCCGGAACCTACAAAGAACGTGGAAGCGCCAGGCCTCTGTCAAAGatgtgggaaaggaaaacaccagGCGAAAGAATGTTACTCCAAAAGGGATGTGGAGGGAAGAGCTCTGCCTCTTCCAAGAAACTCCAAGAAGAGCGCGAGACGCCATCGCGCCACGACACAAGGGATGGCGATGGCTCAGCCCGGGACCCCGCAGGGAACACAACCATCAGGGAATGTCAATGACACTCCATCAGCAGGACCACCTGccagctccccagagccagAATTGCTGCCACGGGTGCACAGTGGGAATTGGCAGCTTCCAAGTTGGTACTTGGAATGA